A DNA window from Cydia pomonella isolate Wapato2018A chromosome 18, ilCydPomo1, whole genome shotgun sequence contains the following coding sequences:
- the LOC133527473 gene encoding dolichyl-diphosphooligosaccharide--protein glycosyltransferase subunit DAD1, with the protein MTSLMSVIPKLYQEYTTKTSKKLKIIDAYLLYIFLTAVIQFVYCCLVGTFPFNSFLSGFISTVSSFVLAVCLRLQVNPENKNEFQGLSAERGFADFIFAHLVLHIVVVNFIG; encoded by the exons ATGACCTCTCTGATGTCCGTAATTCCCAAACTGTACCAAGAGTACACCACCAAGACATCCAAGAAGCTGAAAATTATCGACGCTTACCTCCTGTACATTTTCTTGACCGCTGTGATTCAGTTTGTGTACTGTTGCCTAGTCGGCACATTTCCGTTCAATTCCTTCTTGAGCGGCTTCATCTCCACCGTCAGCTCGTTCGTGCTCGCCG TCTGCTTGAGGCTCCAGGTGAATCCCGAAAACAAGAACGAATTCCAAGGGCTGAGTGCAGAGCGCGGCTTCGCTGACTTCATATTCGCTCACCTTGTTTTGCACATTGTAGTCGTCAACTTCATAGGTTAA
- the LOC133527472 gene encoding proteasome subunit beta type-1, which produces MLNVQGNFPEYAVPGAVQHRFEPYADNGGSVVAIAGDDYAVIGADTRLSTGFSIYTREQKKLFQLSSRTVLGATGCWCDTLTLTRLLAARMQMYEQEHNKPMTTPAVAQMLSTMLYYKRFFPYYISNVLAGLDGEGKGCVYSYDPIGHCERSNYRAGGSAGAQLQPLLDNQIGLKNMQNVTEAPLPREKALALVKDVFISAAERDIYTGDSIYILIITANGIQEEKFALRRD; this is translated from the coding sequence aTGTTGAACGTCCAAGGCAACTTCCCTGAGTACGCGGTACCCGGCGCCGTGCAGCATCGCTTCGAGCCGTACGCCGACAACGGCGGCAGCGTAGTCGCGATCGCCGGCGATGACTATGCGGTGATCGGAGCGGACACCCGGCTGAGCACGGGCTTCTCCATCTACACACGCGAGCAGAAGAAGCTGTTCCAGTTGTCGTCGCGCACGGTGCTGGGCGCGACGGGCTGCTGGTGCGACACGCTGACGCTCACGAGACTGCTCGCGGCGCGCATGCAGATGTACGAGCAGGAGCACAACAAGCCCATGACGACGCCCGCGGTGGCGCAGATGCTCTCCACCATGCTGTACTACAAACGGTTCTTCCCATACTACATCTCTAATGTTCTGGCTGGCTTGGACGGAGAGGGCAAGGGTTGTGTGTACAGCTACGACCCCATCGGGCACTGCGAGCGCTCCAACTACCGCGCCGGCGGCTCCGCGGGCGCTCAGTTGCAGCCCCTCCTTGATAACCAGATTGGTCTGAAGAACATGCAAAATGTAACTGAAGCACCTCTGCCTAGGGAAAAAGCTCTAGCTCTCGTCAAGGATGTATTCATCAGTGCGGCGGAGAGAGACATCTACACAGGGGACAGCATTTATATCCTCATTATCACAGCAAATGGTATTCAAGAGGAGAAATTTGCTCTGCGTAGAGATTAA